ACCCCCGAAGCCCTGTGTGAGTGTCGATCTGCCTCTCACAACACCTCTCACTCACTTCTGTCTTCCAATACCCTAGGTCATCACTCGCTCTAGCTTCTCGCTCTATTAATTCTCTTTACAGATTCCTCCTCTTGAACTTTCACATCTTTCTTCTATACAATCTGAAATCGAACACCATACCTACACCTACCCTCCAAACACCAACCCATCGGACCCAACAATCAAAATGGCACCCGCAAACCCCGACGAAACAGTCAAATTCCTCTTAAGCTGTATCCGCTACTCAAACAGCGGCAAGGTAAGCCCAGTTCCCCTCACCCCGGTACCCCAACCTCCTAACCAGACCCTAGGTCGACTTCAACGAAGTCGCCAAAGCATGCAACATCGTCAGCAGAGGAGCTGCGTACGTGACAACCACTTCCCAAACAGTTCACACCCCCAGAACTAACCATCCATCAGCGCAAAACGCTACGAACGCTTGCTCAAGGCCTACATTGAATCAGCGAACACTGGCGCAACTGCCAAGGCTGGTCCTCCTAAGAAGTCCAAAGCAAAGGGGGCAGGCGAGAGTTCGGGTTCGAGTTCACCCGCGAAGCGTAAGCCTGCAGGGGAGAGTAGTAAGGGCAGAGCCAAGAAAGCACGGATGTTGAAGGAGGGGGTCCTTGAGAGCGCACACAGAATGATTGAGCAGAGATTGAGTCctgtgaaggaggaagaggggtccgatgccgaagaggagaaggctcaAGGCGCTAACGCTGATGCGACtgctgtcgatgatgagacGCTGTTGGGCCAATTTTGAACCTCCAAGGGCGACGGTCATGATGTGACCAAGGAGACTGAGGAGATAGCTTGACTCTCTGATTTTGCGCCACGGGTTGCTGTTGCAGAATGATACGCGATTTGGAGGCTGGACATTTGACTTCTTCCATTGGCCTCTCGAATTAGTTGATTTACAAGTCGGTATTTTGCATCAAGTCCTATGTCATGGTGCAAGCGGTTCTCATAGAGATCACCGAGGAAATACAAAGGACTACTTATGCTTTCAGATGTTCTACGCCGAGTTGAAAGGTCCCGTGTCATATCTTTAAGCGTATCATTTGCACAAGGGGTATCTAAAACACAAATCGAACTTCAAAACCCAGCATCACAAGATTGCGACTACTGCAGATGACACCCGTAACACGTCAAAGTATCGACTTGGAAACAAAGCCCAGGTGGCATCAAAATGTGAAAACCAAGGGTATCATTAAGTGTTCAGATACATGCAGGCGAATTAACATCGCGTTGGCGCAAACCGACTCAGAATAGGACAAGCCCGTCGGCGTATTTATATGTCTGCCATCACAGACTCGAGGATCTTGCGTTTGTATTGGGACAGCGACCGCTCCCGTTTCTGCATCTGTGCTCGTAATTTCATGTAACGTTGTTTCCATGTCATTTCAGACGCGGTGCTTTCTGCACCATCGACTTCGTAATCCGCATCGGTCATACTGTCAAGTTCAATAACGCTGTTGTCCATATCCTCCGTCATCCGTGACGATCCCTCAGGTTTACTGACATCTGTAGTCGAAATGCCGGTATCACTGTAGACGACCTTTGTGGAGAACTGAGAATCGTGTCTGTATTCATGGGAAATTGTATAGGTGAGATTGGGCGACGTCCTATCGGCCGCCATCGACGGACCTTCCCCAGCAGCTACGGGAACTCTCTCAACATTCACCGTCATGGAGCTCAAGACGGGGTTGGTAAAGCCAAAATGCGCTCCAAGCCCGAGGTAAAGAGCTGACGCAAGGGCCGACAACCCCGAGGGAAGTCGCATGTAGTTAGCACTCAAGCGCCTCAGGATGGAGAATGCCAAGGCGCGAGCCTCCTCAGCGCTCAGAGGTACTGCTCTGCCTGTGAGCTTCGCGCGGAGTAGCTCGTCTGAGAGGACACGGGCGACATCGTCAAGGCTAATGTCCAAGGTCGCGTTGTTACCAGACAGAGAATTGGTATTCGTATGCGGCATGACGTTTTGTACAGTACTCCCGCCGAAAAAGTCACTTGAATGAGCGCTAGAGCCGTTCCGATGACTAGGTTCCACCTTAAGGGATGCAGACGGAGTACTCATTCCATTGACCATTAGCGTCGGTGGTGTGGCAAGGCGGACAGGTCCGCCCAGGTGTTGTGGAACTTGTAGCTGAAGCTTGTTTGGTCTGGCAGTCGCATGAGGAAAAGGAGTGGGCGACTGTTGATACTGGGAGTCTGCGCGAGTTGTAGAATTCCGCTCTACCACCATAGCAGGCGAAGATCTTGACCCCGGACCCTGACTTGGCCTGGAATCAGTCCGACTAGGATTCACGGGAAACGTGGAGAATGGACCAGAGACAACGCCTCTCTGCGGAGGCCTACCCCGAGTCTTCCCTGTGATCGAAGCATTGCTGTTCGGCCAGGCAGAAGAAACCGCTGGACCATGCCGCCTCCGAGATCGCGACTTTTCACCAGAGGACGGATCGATCGCCGAGCGTGGTTCTGCCGTTGGCAGAAGAACTTCTGATGGATGATGCCCTCGTGGAATTATCGCTGACTGTGGATATCCAGCAGGCGATGCGTCTCGCTCTAGAGGTCTCCACCGAAGCTCTTGGCCTTGCTGGTTGTCGGTAGATCCATCAGCTGGGAATGACGATGCAGCGGTCATCCATGGATCGTTGTCAGGGAAAGCACTAAATGGGATGGCGCTCTGCGGAAATGTTGCAGACTGATCTGTAAATGAACCCGCCTGCAACACCCCCACGGACGTATCTAGCTGAGGTCGTTTCGTTGGCTTCTCGTTAGCTTGCTCCCTTTCATCGGCCCGTTTGCGCCCACGTTTCGGTTTCCACTCAGGGACAAGCGCACGCAAGGCAAGGTCTTCTTCTAGCGGTACGCCGTCGCGAGTGTCACTGACCGCGGCATTAGAGGCCGGAAGCTGGGTGTAGTACGGATGAGGATGGCCAAGGCAGTATTCGAAAAAGGCGTCTACATGCATTGCGCGCATCCAACGCTATAAATATTAGCATCTTCGGGATATCTTTGGCCGAGCGCAACTTAACGAACCTTGAGTCGTACCGCATATTGCTGAACCTTTTGCGTactttgcttcttctccgccgaAGGGGGTTCTACGCCTAGTTCAATCGCCAACTGAATCCAAGTTTTCAGCTCCTTATTGTCCAGCTTCCGAATAAGCTCCCAGAGGGTGAAGATGCTGAAGCTTTTGCCATCGCTTCTAGGCGGAGACCGGAAAGTCTTTCGCAGCTCGGTGGTGTCTGTGGACATTGGAACGTTTGGGTTACAGTAAAGAATGAACGACACATAAGCATCGTCAATGGTTTCATCTCTAATATCGCGAGAGGGCAAGCCCCGCGAGACTGCCTGATCCATTGGTTCCCGAGCCTGCCTCTGGCGAACAGTATCATAAACTGGAGGAGACATCGATGGTCCAGAGCGCGTAGCTGACGTGGCAGGCGCAACTGGTCGTAAACCAGTAGGGGAAGATTGCAGACTGCGAGGGGTCGCTTTGCGATGTAGGGGAGGAGACTTTGACGCCCCTAACCGACTGCGGGCGCTCCCTAACGAAGAGCCACTCTGTAATCCTGGCTCCAACGTAGACGAGTATCTCGCATACTGCTGGATAACCGCCGGAGTTCCTCCAATATCATTCGGTTCCGACTGTGGTATCACACTGGTGAAAGAGCTTTCCATTGCAGGTAATGAACAAATCGAGACGAACAAAAACAAGGACTGGTTGGTTCCGAATTCTGAACGGTTGAAGGGGATCTGAGTATGAATAGAGAGTCCGGAGTCATTTGCAATGGTAGTAGATCCACCAAAAATGCCAAAGCTCAAATGCGAATAATTGGGCGCTAAATGCTATGAGGTCGAATGTTGTAGGTCAGGGACCAGCCCAGATCGAGCGCATAAAATATGCCTTATATGTCAACAAAGAGTGAACAATTTACAGATATATAGTCAGCATTGATATCGATGAGGTGAAGATTTCAAGTCTGGACATGTAAACGCCATCATCCCGACCTGGAACTggggggaagaggagagatggAGTGGCTGGACGATTCACGCCTTAAAAAGAGAGGCCGCTGACTGTTTCTATTTCGGGATCCTGATTGTTACTTGTCTTGGACTAGCATGGCGGCCTCGGGGCGGGGGAGTGGGTGCCTGGGCCTTTTGGCTGCTGTCACATGCACCACTAGACCACATTTGACCTCTGATGGCCTCAGGCATTCAGAATGTGCGGATTTTCTCTTATCGATAAACCTCTGTAAGGGCGATAATCGAACGGCAACACCAACTGACCTCATCGTTTCCTCTCCGTCCTCTCAGCCCTCCTGAGGCATTCCTAGTTAGTCGTTCTCATTCAATTATCGCTCATTCAGTTATCTCCACTGCTAAAGTTCAGTCCACTAACGCATGATGCTAGCCCCTGCGTGCTCAGTGGTATCTGAACTTCCAGTGCTGAGGAACTGACAGGCAGGTGGGCCATGTTTTATCTGCTGTTGTCCCAACCTTCTATCTGAAGTTAGGGCGAATCCTTACTCTACGCAATCATGTCTTCCTCAATGCGCTCATCCCGTCAGAGGATATCGAGCTTGTCCCGTCCTATTCGCACTAGTCGTACCCGAGTGCAATCATATCTTGAAGATAGTAGTTCAGATGATCGACTGGATGAAGACACAGACTCTGATCAGGAACGATCTAGACGAATGTCGCTTTCGCTGCGTCCACGCAGTTCAAACAGAGCCCCCGTTTCTTATCGCGAGGAATCTACagatgatgactttgagcGATCTTCTAACGAGGACCATTCAGCGGTCGCACCCGTTGAAGCTCCAACTCGATACACCTATCCGTTTCCCCAATCTGCTGGTAATGGCACATCTTCCCGGCCCAAACGCAATCGTACGGTCAAAACCAGGTCCCAGACTAGCAAGTCCAAAAGGCCCCCTGCCAAGAACCGCCTGGAATTGGGTAGGCCTCTCAACAAGCGTCCAAAAGTTCAGGCAGATGACATGCTCCCAATCGGCTCTGGAGTCATCCCACCCTGGCACACCCTTCCGTACCACATATTGTTTGACATCTTCTTTCGGGCATCGTTTCCATTGATGGATGAGAAGACAACAACCAGAAACAGTTCGACGCAATGGCTTGTGAGTGTTGCCTTGTTGTGTCGCGCTTTTCATGAGCCAGCATTGTCAGCCCTCTACCATTCTCCGCCTCTGATACCTATCAAATGCCATGCTCTGCTCAACCTGCTATGTCAGCCACAGGAGACACTTTCAACCAATTATAGAAATAAGATACAAGAGTTGCACATCGACGTGGAGATCCTGTTGCTCCACAAAAGCGGACCAACGCTCGGTTATTTTGATCTTCCTAAGCTTATCGAAAAGACACCTCAAGTAAAGAAAGTGCGGCTGTATCACAAAGATGACTTCATTGTGGGTCTCGCACCATGGCAGATACAACGATCTAAATGGGTCTATCCGGAGAGTCTATTCGAATCGATCAATACGAGCTTGATACACCTGCGCAGCTGGGATTGGAACAGCCGGTTTATGGAAGCGAAGCAACTCAttcccttcctcctcggcaaACATCATGACCAGGCGTTCCGGGGCTTGCGCGAGTTACGACTGTTGCATGTCGCTTCAGAAGATATTGATCACGATGGAAGTGCAGAGCCATCCAACGAGCGGGAAGTGATTCTCGCTACCGCGATTAAGGAGCTCCCATATCTGCGTCGTCTGGAATTTTCCGAGTGCTCGATTGTCAacgagcatcttctcctcaatATGCCCTCGGCACTTACGTCCCTCACTATCAACAACTGCGATGAAGTGACCACCTCGAACCTCAGTGCATTTCTCGCTGCTCATGGGCAGCATCTCCGGGAACTCAACCTTAATCACAACAGGCATTTAAGTATGTCATTTGTTGTAGGACTAGCGGAGTATTGCCAGGTTCTTGAAAGGTTCAAGATGGACATATCTATGCATGACTGGTCCAGTTATCACGATGTGGAACCACATTTCCGCGAGTTGCTTGGTCCCTCTGAGGTGCCAACCTGGCCCTCCACATTGCAAGAGATTGAGCTGATACAATTGCGAAAATGGGATGATATGACAGCTGAGGTATTTTTTACGTCTCTTATCGATTCCGCAAGGGAACTTCGAAATTTACGCCGTTTAATTATCAGCGCCATCTTGAAGATTGGATGGCGTGACCGCGCAACTTTTAGAGAGAAATGGAttggaaggatggagagggtGTTCTTACGAAGAAGTCCTCCTCCGAACCCTGATCTTCGCAGCCTCCGTAAGGGAACCCCTCAGCTTGAACTGAACGATGCTGCCACCCAGTCTGAAACACACCATAGCGGCCTGTCGACGCCGTCCAAGCGCAAAAGCGCACGCCTTGCGAAACGTAAGCATTCAGAAACCGAAGATAATATGGAATTGAGCGCACCAGACCGAGCATCTGATGGTGGCGATGGAGACCTCTTTATCCAAGGCATGTGCGATATTGTCATGGTCAGAATTGACAATTTGCGCCCGACTGAACTACAGTTCAATGAACAAGatttccttgatgatgagcTTAGTGGTGACGAAGACTGGAATGGTAATGACTTTGACGCTACTGCGGCAGGGCATGCATGGTAATATGAACGTCTTCGGGTTCTTTGCCTTTCGTCTCTACGTTATTTCCGCTTTGTTCCGGTGCTGGATGGTCTCTTTTTCGCGCAAGTTCTGATACATGTGCCTGATTGGTTGACGGTTGCGCCTTCAGCACTTTATTCTACAAGTTTGAGCGCCGTAAGGTGGCGTTCTTGGCAAGGTGTTGGGCTACAGGATTAAAGATGGTTATTATCATGGTCAACGGTATGGGCGCATTAAGTGGCATACCCTGGTGTATCATGTTTCTGAATTTCTTTTCTCTAAAATGACTGTTCCGCATACTGGGGATATTCTCCAGTGAGAAACCACGCCAGCCCCTCCTTTGCGAAGCTATCTCTGAGGTGGTGGTAGAAGTACCCTACAGCATCACCTGGTCAAACAATTCATAATCTCATGTACAGTGCCTTGGACTCGTCATCTTATTAACAATGTGCGCAGACTCCGCCGCGACTATTTCGAACCGTGTTAGGTAGGCGCAACCGGTCTGCGGAACCATGCATGAACTCACTTCTCAATCAGTGGAAAACGAATTCGCCATTGATATTTTCAATACGCTCAGACAGATTCACGTCAGCATCTTGGAATTCGCCGTCCTGATTTGCCAACTGAGCCCGGAGGACGGGAACCTGGCCACCTCCTTCGATGGCGAAGTGAACATCCTGGGCAGAATGAGAGAAGTCGACACCGTCCCATTGAAAGTGACCTGCATCGATAAGTCATCTGGCACTCTGTATCTGGATCATTTATAGAAGGCGGAAGTACCGTTGTCGTTTCCGAGGCAGGTGTTTAGGTCAATCGAGGCGTCCTGCAAATCACCATCGGCGTTACGGAGTCGAGCAACGAGTCTGTGGCCATCCTCGATACGGATGTCTTCAGCGGTGAGGTGGAAGCTCATTTTGAATGTAAAGATAGTCAAGAATGTCTCTTGGGGGGAGATGGCACTGATTGATctggaatgaagatgagtaTCTGTACTCTTTCGCGGGGAACAGCTTTACATTTATACCATCGCCGTCCTGAGATGTGGGCCCTTGCCCATACAGTTTATAGCATGATGGATCAGCTAACCACCTGGCCTTGCCCTATTTGTTCCCATATCGCGCAATTTTACAGAGTAGACTCTAGTGGGTAGCGCTGTGGCAGTTGCGACATTGAGCAGCGAACAGCGTCCCTGGCTCTGTGCGGACATATCCCCTTTTGGCTTCGAGCTGCGAGAATCTTAGGCAACAATATTTCACCAGCCACGATTGTACTGCAGCATGCAGTCACCGCCATATTGGAGCTGGGGGTTGACTCCACTTTGTGTGCTGCTATCGAGGCGCTTGGCGGCCACTTGAGAGGTGGACCCTGAGGGGCATTCAATCTGTCTTATTCTGACCCCGCTCTTCTGACTTGTCCCTTCGAAAATCACTAGGTGAGGCAGGAGGTACGGATAGTCCCATCATGATAAGATGCTGTATGCATGTCGTGTATGAGGCTATGCTGTTGTAGTTCGCTATCCGCTGTCGCACATTGTCATGTCGACTGTTGCGCGCAGCAAATCAAaacaggatgaggaggcGGGTGTAGGTAACGTTTACAGGGCTGATGTAACTGTTAATTATTGGCTCCACAACGGATTATATCCGACTTACAGGGATAAAGGACGCAGCGGTGGGGGAAGGAATGGTAATATTGCTCCTTCCATGTGCCAGTCACTGAAGCAAATGGTCAACTCCGAAACATGCCCAGGGAAATGAGGGGTACGGAGGGGTTGATAAGGGATGAACAATACTCTCGACGATATCTTTGGGTACCTCTGCATTCGATCTTCTGCATCACTTTATCGGCGCTATGTAACGGTGTTGTTCGTCCGCTCATGGTCTAGAGACAGGGTGAGATATCGCTGGATATCCAAATCAtcgagaaagagagagagagagagcaggAAGACTAAGAATTACCAATATCCAGACATTTGTCGTAACATGTTGCTGGTGACTCGAGAGACCCGAGGTCTCCGAAGTCGATCCAAGACATGAATCCAAAAAGCAATGTATTGCAAGACTTTGTGCTGTGGTGAAACTGACAAGGTATCACTATATGGTTTTCGAATGAGCAGGTAGGTCCAAGTCTGCTGATTATTCGGACAGATTCCTCTGAGCAAACACAGTCGACTCTCAATGTTGCCTTTTGTTAATCCTTCACAGATATAAGGCGATTCTTTATCCCTTACCCGGGATGGTTTCCTATCTAACTGAAAAGATGCACATTCATCACCTCAATATTTCCACTGCTGAAATCTGCAACCCGCCATGCGCCTTTCATGTCAATCGTAGGCATGATAGAAACAGGCTCCATAGATTGCCTCCAAAGTCAACACGTCCATAACCTTGGGCGTTCTGCGGAGAAGCTATCCTCAGAGTTGCCGGTCATGGTAAGAGATGCAGCATGGTCATAGTACAATCACCTTTTGTTATAAAGAGTCGTTACTCACTGACGTAAACTTGCTGATCGCATACTCTCAAATTACCAAGTCCTTGCAGATCACTCGGGCCATACTGCTTCTCAAGTCACATCATTGGCGACGACATTCATGACAATCTTGAGTGGCAGAAGCTGCTCGTTATTACTGCCCGTTCAGTGTGCAGCTCAGCTTTTCGCTTGCTCCATTGTATTCGCTTCCAGGCGTCAGGGAAGCCCGACCTCAATGATGATCAAGTCTTGTTGTGCTCTGATAAGAGAGTCGCTCTCGATGATGCTGGTAAATGAGTCACAACTAAAGTGTTATCTTTGTTTCACACATAGATAACACAGGCGGAAGTGGTTGTTGGGCTTTCGTGATAGGCACGAAGCAAGGGTAGATACATGTGTATCTCGGCGCTTTCGCTCTAAGGCCGCATATGCTGGATTTCATAGAACTTGTCGGATGCCGTCATGTCATTGTTTGAGCACACCGTCTTCGCTCTTATTTCAAACCCTGTTGAATGCATGCAGTGACGCAGTCTACGGAGGGTCGTAGGCATCAGGAAGCCTTGCGTCGTGATCTGAGAATCCTAGATGAGATCCATGCTGAGCTTTGAAGAGATAGCTTGAAGAAACAACGGCGTTGAGACTGATCTACCCTCGAATCTGTGCCAGCCACTTTTGTAGCTACTCCTTGCAGCCTCGGCCATGGGCTTCCAGAAAGTAGAAGGGGCTGCAATTTTCAGGGCCAATCACTACGGGAAACACGACGGAAAATATATCGGCGATCAGAAACTCTAGGATGTATTGAAAGCTTAATGATGCTTCAGCCCGACGGTTATTAGTCAACTTAGATGCATCTCATGCAATATCATGCAATGCGCGTTTCTGTGCATGGTTCATGCATTAAGCTCATTCTATAGTCATGAGGCTAACCAACCCACGCTGCTACACAGGACCATCTCTCAGCGGGAGTCTCATCGATAATGCAGTTGTAATACTCACTGAACATTGTCAGTAGCATTATTTAGGAAACGTGGTTGGCGTCCTGCTGGTATCTTGGCGCCTTCTGGATGATCGAGATGCTTTTCAGAATGAAAGTTCGCTACATATCCTTGGTAATCGCCCGACTTCTTGGTCGCTTTTCCATTCTTCAACCACCCTGTTGATTTCCTTTCTGAAGTTGTTGAAGTAGGACCCCAAGCGTCAATATGTTTATCACATGGTAGATTGTAGGCATTCTTGTCGCTGTGACCGTGGTGCGGGCTGCCTGGGTTATCATTTATCGATTGTTCTTCCGTCCTTTGGCAAAGGTTCTAGGACCTTTTCTCGGAGTGTTCTCCTTTTACTCATTGTGGTACAACGCACACAGAGAAAACTCTGTTcagagagggagaagctcCATCAAAATATGGCAATTCAAATCCCCTCATCATGGACGATATCTTTCTATTGACCAGTCTTAGGCCCAGGAGTACGCATCAATACTAGGACGTGGTCCACCTCAAAGACATACCTAGGAGACCTTGACAAGATCCAGTATTTTGGATCTCGGTTCGGCAAAAGCCCGTCTTTCTACGTGTGCCCTTGATTTAGATAATTACAAGTTGACTATTCCCGATAACGACGTCCATCAGGTCAGACGAGCAGCTTTAAACCTTTCTTTTCGCGCACAGATAGTCTTCGTGCTAGAAAAGTCGTACAAGGTCAGGACAGAAGTTGATGAATCGGGTGCGATTGGCGTTCGAGTCTACGGGGAATATTGACCTGCATTATGGATTTCGAGCAGTTCCCCTTGACGTTCTCATCAACTATGCGTTCGATATTTATAATGACTCTTGGGCAAGGAGAACTTGGGCGTTGAGATACCCTAGATGCTTCGTGACATAGGCCCTACATTGTCGTTCTTCCAGGGATTTTCTTCCATGCGAGACCTGGCTATTCAGAGTCCGTTCTGGCTcgccaggttgatgagcaaGTCACCGTCAAGAATGACGATGGATCGCGAGGTAAGAAACACCTGCTCATAATCCATTTTGGTCTGTGGTATGGTTTGATTCTCATTGTACTCCGTGTTGCAAGCACCAGATCTCGAAAGTCAAAGGAGCCGTGGAAAGAGGTGATGAAGTCTCACGAAAGACAATCTTCCACTAACTCCTTCGACCAGCAGACACGGAAGGATACAAAGTGCCAACTGCCGAGCAACTCAGTGACAATGCCTATGTCCTTGTTGCCGCCGTTGCTGATAAAGCAGGTAACGAATGACAATTGCAGCATATAATGTCGTCACCAATCTGGGTTGGCACGTTTCATTCTACTCACAGTACAGGCAAATATGAAGAGCTCTGTAGACGATGCCCTCGGTTCATATTCAAGTCCTCTTAGAAAGATAGGTATCTCGAGATCTCAAAAAGCCACTGGCTGAATCAACCACATCTAGAGCGCTGGAATACAAATTGTTGTGTTTTTTTGGGATGTATGATGAGAAGTAGTTCTTGTATAATAATCATTCTCTGGCTTTCCTCGACGTCTTCAGATCGTCACGTTGCCGAAATACTCGACCGAGGGTGACATAGAGCTCTGCATATGTGAGTCTACACCATGTCAGTGTGACAATAATCACGATCCAAATACAATTGAAGTCAATACGCACTGCATCCCAACACATTGCTGTGTGTCCTTGCCAAACGAGAAGAGATTCTTTTCGAGGGCGCTTGTGTGGTAGGGTCTCACCAGCGTGCCGGATCAAGCTTCGCTGTGTTCAGAAAATGGCCCTCCTTTCGATGCACTATCCAGGAGCTCATACTAACAGTAGTCTACATGAATCAGTATCACCAACCAAGAAAAGGATACACCTGTTATCCCCCCTTTGGGACATGGTAGCCATGGACCTCAGCACCCGGCCCGGGAACGGTTCGTAAACGACATCGAAGCACAATCTGGTTGTGTACGTGGAAATCTTATAGTACGGTGAGATATGCTTACTGAACCCCTTTTAAATCCGGTGGAGGCTCTACCTGCTTGAATAAGGCCCGTGTGTGCTGTTTGAGCTGAACAATAGCTACTTAGCCCCGGTTCCGCTTCAGGTCCTTGCTAGCCACAGCCCACAGCTACAGCAACACAGATAAACAGCCCAGCTCTTTCAGACTCgtctctcctcttcttctcactACGCCATCATTCTCTTACTCTACGTATCCCACTTCATCGACCAGCCCTCCAACGAAGCCTTACTTTGATTTAGCCACAACCACACTTTACAATCAACATATTCTCTTGAATCTCCAAAAAATCTAACATCATGCCTATGACCTGGGACCACGAGGCTGATGCCAAGGTGCGCCTCAGTTTAACACGCTCAATCAACACTAATGCTGACAggaacagcttctcctcagAATCCTCACCACCAGTAACATCAAGCTCGACTACGAAGACCTTGCCAAACATATGGGACCCGGTCAGTACCCACATAAATCAAATAACTACGAGCACTATCAAGAAGCAGAACTTGTTGACACAAATGAACACAGATTGCACTATATTTGCTATCCAGCGCAGACTCCAACGTCTCAGAACGGATCCTAGGGCTGGCAGCGCTACCAACGGGGATTCCTCTACTCCTCCTACTCCGGAGAAACGCAAACGCGGCTGCGCAAAGAAGGACGCCAACGGTGATGGCGCAgagaaggacaaggccaGCCCTAAGAAAGCTAAGAAGGCTAAGAAATAGGAGAACGGATCTGCTGTCGACAGCGCTTGAGCTTGGCTGATTTGCTATTATGTATCAGTTCTCTGATGGTCAGGGCTTCTTTCTTGCCTCTGGTTGTTGCGTTGTGTTCTAGTTTTGTAGCTGGATATGGGGGGTGGACACGGGCTTAACGCGGTTCCTGTGGTACTAGTCTCTTAGGGCAGCCGTTATGAAATACAGCTTGGGTTTAATTGAGTCATTAAATTCAGCTACTGCGTCTCTGTTGCCGGCCTTGGACGTAGGCAACATTATATAGGCGCATCTGCTTGTCTGTAAACGCAGCTGGACTGTCCCCTCATAGCTGAGTTCCATGTCAGGGTCCTTTGCATTCACTGATGCAGTGCTTTAAGGACAACCCGTGTATCACCTTATGCGATAATAATCATAGAATGGATTGCGTGCTTGTCACAACCTTAGATACAGGAAGAATAAGTAGACCCTGCTGCCCTCGCAATTTCCAAACCTGCGGCCAACTCCCAAGCAACGAAAACCATGAACCATGTCGCCCAACGGCATCAAATCAAGCATAATTCATCGTGTCCATGTCTTCCATTTTCACACCCGCCTCATCGGGCAGGAACTCAGAAGCAGAGCTCTCGGgatcatcttctccctgctcgtcgtcctcgtAGTTAACCATACCAGCAGGAAGAACGCTCGCCTTGCGGGAACGCTTAGTAGGAGTGGTTAGAAT
The DNA window shown above is from Aspergillus fumigatus Af293 chromosome 1, whole genome shotgun sequence and carries:
- a CDS encoding CVNH domain-containing protein, with the protein product MSFHLTAEDIRIEDGHRLVARLRNADGDLQDASIDLNTCLGNDNGHFQWDGVDFSHSAQDVHFAIEGGGQVPVLRAQLANQDGEFQDADVNLSERIENINGEFVFH
- the abp2 gene encoding putative ARS binding protein Abp2, producing the protein MESSFTSVIPQSEPNDIGGTPAVIQQYARYSSTLEPGLQSGSSLGSARSRLGASKSPPLHRKATPRSLQSSPTGLRPVAPATSATRSGPSMSPPVYDTVRQRQAREPMDQAVSRGLPSRDIRDETIDDAYVSFILYCNPNVPMSTDTTELRKTFRSPPRSDGKSFSIFTLWELIRKLDNKELKTWIQLAIELGVEPPSAEKKQSTQKVQQYAVRLKRWMRAMHVDAFFEYCLGHPHPYYTQLPASNAAVSDTRDGVPLEEDLALRALVPEWKPKRGRKRADEREQANEKPTKRPQLDTSVGVLQAGSFTDQSATFPQSAIPFSAFPDNDPWMTAASSFPADGSTDNQQGQELRWRPLERDASPAGYPQSAIIPRGHHPSEVLLPTAEPRSAIDPSSGEKSRSRRRHGPAVSSAWPNSNASITGKTRGRPPQRGVVSGPFSTFPVNPSRTDSRPSQGPGSRSSPAMVVERNSTTRADSQYQQSPTPFPHATARPNKLQLQVPQHLGGPVRLATPPTLMVNGMSTPSASLKVEPSHRNGSSAHSSDFFGGSTVQNVMPHTNTNSLSGNNATLDISLDDVARVLSDELLRAKLTGRAVPLSAEEARALAFSILRRLSANYMRLPSGLSALASALYLGLGAHFGFTNPVLSSMTVNVERVPVAAGEGPSMAADRTSPNLTYTISHEYRHDSQFSTKVVYSDTGISTTDVSKPEGSSRMTEDMDNSVIELDSMTDADYEVDGAESTASEMTWKQRYMKLRAQMQKRERSLSQYKRKILESVMADI